In one Hypomesus transpacificus isolate Combined female chromosome 18, fHypTra1, whole genome shotgun sequence genomic region, the following are encoded:
- the zgc:113278 gene encoding LOW QUALITY PROTEIN: translocating chain-associated membrane protein 1-like 1-like (The sequence of the model RefSeq protein was modified relative to this genomic sequence to represent the inferred CDS: inserted 1 base in 1 codon) → MGFRKKNKSPPVLSHEFVIQNHADMVSCVAMIILLGLMFEVTAKFAIMFITVQYNVTQSLDEKIEPVNLYLYGPKDMATVFFYLLIAVILHALIQEYILDKMNRRLHLSKTKHSKFNESGQLAAFYLFSFIWGCSILTAEEFATNPTFLWDGYPHTHMVFQVKFFYICQIAYWLHALPELYFQKVRKEDIPRQLYYICLYVAHITGVYVLNLQRLGLVLLVPHYLVELLFHASRLFYFSDENKQKGFTLWALLFVMXRLLTLTLSVLTFGFGLPRAENQGFSLAEGNFNVLTIRTTCLAAICLTQAWMMWKFINFQLKKWREHSQIQASKKKAISPKSKSQKKDLSRSAANGLVKLEDKTSPRARKAKAS, encoded by the exons ATGGGTTTCCGCAAGAAGAACAAGAGCCCACCGGTGCTGAGCCACGAGTTCGTGATCCAGAATCACGCGGATATGGTTTCGTGTGTGGCTATGATCATTCTCCTTGGACTGATGTTCGAG GTGACTGCAAAATTTGCCATTATGTTTATCACAGTACAATACAATGTGACTCAAAGTCTTG ACGAGAAGATTGAGCCAGTAAACCTGTACCTGTACGGTCCAAAGGACATGGCCACTGTGTTCTTCTACCTGCTCATCGCTGTAATCCTCCATGCCTTGATACAGGAATACATTCTGGAT AAAATGAATCGACGGTTGCACCTGTCAAAAACCAAACACAGCAAGTTCAATGAATCTGGACAGCTTGCTGCCTTCTACTTATTCTCCTTCATCTGGGGCTGCAGCATCCTTACAGCG GAGGAATTCGCAACAAATCCTACTTTCTTATGGGATGGATACCCACATACCCACATGGT CTTTCAGGTAAAGTTCTTCTACATTTGCCAAATTGCCTACTGGCTCCACGCGCTTCCTGAGCTCTACTTTCAGAAAGTGCGAAAG GAGGACATTCCCCGCCAGCTATATTACATTTGCCTTTATGTGGCCCACATCACTGGTGTCTATGTCTTAAA CCTCCAGAGACTGGGCCTGGTGCTTCTGGTCCCTCACTACCTGGTTGAGCTCCTGTTTCATGCCTCCCGTCTCTTCTATTTCAGCGATGAGAACAAGCAAAAGGG ttTCACTCTGTGGGCACTTCTTTTTGTCA CCCGTCTCCTCACGCTCACCCTGTCCGTTCTGACATTTGGATTCGGGCTGCCCAGGGCAGAGAACCAGGGATTCTCTCTGGCAGAGGGCAACTTTAATGTACTTACCATTAG GACGACCTGTCTGGCAGCCATCTGCCTTACTCAGGCTTGGATGATGTGGAAGTTCATTAACTTCCAACTAAAAAAGTGGAGGGAGCACAGTCAGATCCAAGCCTCCAAGAAGAAGGCCATCAGCCCAAAGAGCAAGTCCCAGAAGAAGGACCTTTCCCGGA GTGCTGCCAACGGCCTGGTGAAGTTAGAGGATAAGACGTCTCCCAGGGCGAGAAAGGCCAAGGCCTCATAG